The sequence ACCCGGAGGCGGCCAGCCGCCTCCAGGAAGACCCCGCCTACAAGGCCCTGCGCAAGGACGCGCGCTTCCAGCGCCTGCTCCAGGACGACGCGCTGAAGCAGGCCCTCTCCAAGGGCGACACCGCCGCCCTGCTGCGCAATGACCTGGTCCTCCAGCTCATCCAGGACCCGGACGCGGCCGCCCGCCTGCAGGCGGCCGTCAGGGCGGCCGAGCGCGGGGACTGACTCACAGTCCAATCTGCGCGGCGTCCAGCCCCACCAGGCGCTGGCGCACGAAGTCCGCGTCCACCTCCACCTGGCGGCGCCGGTGCTCGGGCGCCTCGAACATGACGTCCGACATCACGAACTCCAGAATCGAGCGCAGCCCGCGCGCGCCCAGCCCGCGGTCCACCGAGTAGTGCACCACCTCGCGCAGCGCGCCGTGGGTGAAGTCCAGCTCGATGTCGTCCATGGCCAACAGCTCGCGGAACTCGCGGACGATGGAGTCCGGCGGCTCCGTCAACACGCGGATGAGCTCCGGCTCGCCCAGCTTCTCCAGCTGCACAACCACCGGCAGGCGGCCGAGGAACTCCGCCAGCATGCCGAAGTCCACCAGCTGCTTCGTCGTAATCCGCTTCCTCGAGCGCTTCGCCGCGTCCTCCGCGCCGAAGCCCATGGCCCGGCCGCCCTCGTCGCCGTAGTCGTGCAAGTCGGAGAACGTCCCCGCGCAGATGAAGAGGATGTCGCGCGTGTCCACCTGCACGAAGTCGCTCTTGTTCCACGCCTGGGTGACGTTGAGGGGCACGTACACCTCGCGGCCCTCCAGCAGCTTGAGAAGCGCCTGCTGGACTCCCTCGCCGCCGATATCGCGGCTGCCCGCGCCGTTGCGCGCGCCCTGCGAGCGACGGGCAATCTTGTCCACCTCGTCCACGAAGATGATGCCCCGCTGCGTGTCCTCCACCGAGTGGTTCGCCTTGAACAGGAGGTCCGAAATCATGACCTCCACGTCCTTCCCGTAGTAGCCCGCCTCCGTGTACTCGGTGGCGTCCACGGTGGTGAACGGGACGTGGAGGATGTCCGCCAGGTTCCTCGCGATGTGCGTCTTGCCGCTACCGGTGGGGCCTATCAGCAGGATGTTGGACTTCTTGATGAGCGACGCCCTGCGCAGCCTCCGCGCCTGCACGCGCTTGAGGTGGTTGTGAGCGGCGATGGCCACCGCACGCTTGGCGGCTTCCTGACCGATGACGAAGCGATCCAGCCGTTCGAAGATTTCCCTCGGGGTCAGCACCGCGTCTTCCCTGCGTGCGGACGACTCCATGAACCCTCCCCTTCTATCCACGCGTCCTCCCGGACCTACGGGCAAAGGGTAGGAATTGAATGGAAGGCCCGCCCGTGGGACGACAGGCACCGGAACGTGACACAGCCCGCCCGCCTGCCCTTCTGCCGGCCAACGGATGCCTCGAAGCCCGCCCGGCCGCCCCTACGGCAGGCGACTGTTGATCGCGGTGTTGCTTTCCTATAGTTCCCGCGCCCTTCCGTTGTTGACGGGAGTCCACCCTTCTTCTCAGGGAGCCTCGAGACGCCGATGCCCGCAAACGCCCCTCCGCACCGCTGGACCCTTGCTGACGCCCACGAGCTCTACGGAATCCGCAACTGGGGCAACCCCTACTTCGGCATCAACGACAAGGGACATGTCTGCGTCCACCCGGATGGGCCGCAGGCCCCCAGCATGGACCTGAAGGAGCTGGTGGACGAGGTCCGCCGCCGGGGCATCGGCCTGCCGCTGCTGCTGCGCTTCACGGACGTGCTGCGCCACCGCGTGGTGCACCTCAACGAGGCCTTCAAGAAGGCCATCACGGACCAGGGCTTCAAGGGCGGCTACCGGGGCGTGTACCCCATCAAGGTGAACCAGCACCGCTACGTGGTGGAGACCATCATCGAGGCAGGCAAGGGCTACAACTACGGCCTGGAGGCCGGTAGCAAGCCCGAGCTGCTCGCGGTGATGGCGCTGCTCGACAACGAGGACGCGCTCGTCATCTGCAACGGCTACAAGGACGAGGAGTACATCGAGACGGCGCTCTTCTACTCGCGCCTGGGCCGCAACGTCATCCTCGTGGTGGAGAAGCCCAGCGAGCTGCCCCTCATCGCGGAAGTCGCCCGCCGCACGGGCATCGCCCCGCGGCTGGGCATGCGCGTGAAGCTGTCCACGCGCGGCGCCGGCAAGTGGGAGGCCAGCGGCGGAGACCGCTCCAAGTTCGGCCTGTCCTCCTCGGAGCTGATGAACTGCATCGGCTTCATGAAGGAGACGAACATGCTCGGCTCCTTCGAGCTGCTGCACTTCCACCTGGGCAGCCAGATTTCCAACATCCGCAACGTGAAGAACGCGCTGCGCGAGGTGGGCTGCTTCTACGTGGAGGTCGCCCGCCAGGGCGCGCCGCTGAAGTACCTGGACGTGGGCGGCGGCCTGGGCGTGGACTACGACGGCTCGCAGACGAACTTCGCCTCCTCCATGAACTACACGACGGAGGAGTACGCCAACGACGTGGTGTTCGGCGTGATGGAGGCGTGTGACCGCGCCGGCGTGCCGCACCCCACCCTCGTGTCGGAGTCCGGCCGCGCGGTGGTGGCGCACCACGCGGTGCTGGTGGTGGACGTGCTGGGCACCAGCGAGTTCGACCCGGCCCAGGTGCCGGAGAAGCTGGACGACAAGGCCCCGTCCGTCGTGCGCAACCTGATGGCCACCTTCCGCGAGGTGACCAACAAGAACCTCCTGGAGGCGTGGCACGACGCGCAGGACGCCAAGGAGGAGAGCCTCACCCTCTTCTCGCTGGGCCACCTGACGCTGGAGCAGCGCGTGGCGGCGGAGAACATCTACTGGGCCACCTGCCACAAGATCATGCGCATCGCGAAGGAGGCGGGCGAGATTCCGGAGGAACTCGACTCGCTGGAGAAGGCGCTCAGCGACACGTACTTCTGCAACTTCTCCGTGTTCCAGTCGCTGCCGGACTCGTGGGCCATCGACCAGCTCTTCCCGATGATGCCCATCCACCGGCTGGCGGAGAAGCCGACGCGCCGGGCGACGCTCGCGGACATCACCTGCGACTCGGACGGCAAGATTGAGCACTTCATCGACAAGCGCGAGGTGAAGGACGCGCTGGAGCTGCACGCGCTCAACGACGACGACTACTACCTGGGCATCTTCCTGGTGGGCGCGTACCAGGAGATTCTGGGCGACCTGCACAACCTCTTCGGCGACACGCACGCCGTGCAGGTGTCGCTGGGGCCCAACGGCGGCTACCTCATCGACAACGTGGTGGCGGGCGACACCGTGACGGAGGTCCTCAACTACGTCAGCTACAACAAGGACGACCTCGTCGCGAAGCTGCGCAAGTTCACCGAGCTGGCGCTGCGCAACGGCCGCATCACCCTGGACGAGTCGCGCAGCCTGCTGCGCATGTACGAGGACGGCCTGTCCGGCTACACGTACCTGGAGCGCGAGGTGGACGCGAGCTTCGCCTCCAATGCCAACCAGCTCCGCCTGGTGCCCCAGCCCGGCACCGCCACGGGCCAGCGCAACACGCTGCCCCCGTCGGGCACCTGAGGGCGCTGACGCACTGAAGTAGTCCCAGGAAGCCCCCTGCCGCGCACCTCGCGCCAGGGGGCTTCGTGTGTTTCAGAGGTTCGCGATGACGGGCTCACCGGCGCCGAAGGGCGTGGGCTCGTCGGCGAAGGCCACGTCGGCGGCGCGCGCGCGCAGGTGCTGCAGGGCCTGCTGCTGCGTCTCGCCCCGGGCGATGAGGGCCTCGAAGTCGAAGCCGGCCAGGC comes from Pyxidicoccus parkwaysis and encodes:
- the clpX gene encoding ATP-dependent Clp protease ATP-binding subunit ClpX, whose translation is MESSARREDAVLTPREIFERLDRFVIGQEAAKRAVAIAAHNHLKRVQARRLRRASLIKKSNILLIGPTGSGKTHIARNLADILHVPFTTVDATEYTEAGYYGKDVEVMISDLLFKANHSVEDTQRGIIFVDEVDKIARRSQGARNGAGSRDIGGEGVQQALLKLLEGREVYVPLNVTQAWNKSDFVQVDTRDILFICAGTFSDLHDYGDEGGRAMGFGAEDAAKRSRKRITTKQLVDFGMLAEFLGRLPVVVQLEKLGEPELIRVLTEPPDSIVREFRELLAMDDIELDFTHGALREVVHYSVDRGLGARGLRSILEFVMSDVMFEAPEHRRRQVEVDADFVRQRLVGLDAAQIGL
- the speA gene encoding biosynthetic arginine decarboxylase; protein product: MPANAPPHRWTLADAHELYGIRNWGNPYFGINDKGHVCVHPDGPQAPSMDLKELVDEVRRRGIGLPLLLRFTDVLRHRVVHLNEAFKKAITDQGFKGGYRGVYPIKVNQHRYVVETIIEAGKGYNYGLEAGSKPELLAVMALLDNEDALVICNGYKDEEYIETALFYSRLGRNVILVVEKPSELPLIAEVARRTGIAPRLGMRVKLSTRGAGKWEASGGDRSKFGLSSSELMNCIGFMKETNMLGSFELLHFHLGSQISNIRNVKNALREVGCFYVEVARQGAPLKYLDVGGGLGVDYDGSQTNFASSMNYTTEEYANDVVFGVMEACDRAGVPHPTLVSESGRAVVAHHAVLVVDVLGTSEFDPAQVPEKLDDKAPSVVRNLMATFREVTNKNLLEAWHDAQDAKEESLTLFSLGHLTLEQRVAAENIYWATCHKIMRIAKEAGEIPEELDSLEKALSDTYFCNFSVFQSLPDSWAIDQLFPMMPIHRLAEKPTRRATLADITCDSDGKIEHFIDKREVKDALELHALNDDDYYLGIFLVGAYQEILGDLHNLFGDTHAVQVSLGPNGGYLIDNVVAGDTVTEVLNYVSYNKDDLVAKLRKFTELALRNGRITLDESRSLLRMYEDGLSGYTYLEREVDASFASNANQLRLVPQPGTATGQRNTLPPSGT